Genomic DNA from bacterium:
CCGGTGAGGGGCCGGGTGATGGCCTGGCCCATGGCGGGCAGGCCGATCTTGAAGAAACGCTTCTGCTCGCGCCAGGCCGGTGGGTGGCGGAAGAAACCCTTGAGCGAGACGTTGGACCAGTGGAAGCGGTAAGCGACCAGGATGATGCCCAGACCGACGAAGGAGGAGATGCTGGAGGCCAGGGCCGCGCCGTTCACGCCCAGCCGGGGGAAGCCCCAGTGGCCGAAGATCAACAGCCAGTTCAAAAAGACGTTGAGGACGTTCACCGCGGCGAAGGCGTACATACCGGTGCGCGTGTCCCCGGAGCCGACGAAGACCGAGTGGACGGTGAAGGCGCAGACCAGGGCGCCGAAGCCGGGGGCGAAGATGCGCAGGTAGTCCACCCCGACGGCGTACTGCTCCGGCGTGGGACCGTAGAGGCGCAGCAGGACGGGGGCCAGAATTTCCATCACCACCACGAGGAAGATAGCGATACTGCAGCCGATCCAGAGACCACGGTGACCGGAAACATCGGCCTCCTCGAGCTCGCCGGCCCCCCAGTGGCGAGCCACGATGGCCACCACCCCCGCCGTCACCAGCTCCACCAGGGCGAAGCCGAGCCAGATGAGGCTCCCGGTGAAGCCCACGGCGGTCACCGGGTCGCGCCCCAGCATCCCGATGAACATCCGGTCCACGATGTGGGCGAAGTTCATCAGGATGCTGGCCATCGCCGCCGGCCATGCCAGTTGCCAGATGTTGTGGTAAATGCCGCGGTTGTCCAGGTCGAGCTTGGACAGGGGTCCCCCTTGGGACAAAGACGCACAATGGTAACATGCCGGGTAAGGCCTCGTCTCGGAGCCCGAGTTATGCCCCGCCGAACCGAGCGAAGCGGGTTATGCCCCGGCAAATCGTGTATACTAACGACCGTACACCGTTTTTTTGAAAGGAAGCGCGATGAGGCGGAATCTCGTCCTTATTCTCATTTTGACCCTCGTCCTCGCCGCAGTCGGCCTGCCCCGCCTGATCCCCCGCGACGTCCTCTTCGGCAACCCGGAGAAGTTCTCGCCCAGGCTGTCGCCCGACGGGACTCAGATGACCTACATCGCCCCCTACGAAGGTGTGCTGAACGTCTGGCTCAAAACCGTGGGCGCCGAAGACGACCGCCCCCTCACCCGGGACGCGGGACGGGGGATTTCCAGCCACTACTGGGCCAAGAACGGCGAGTACGTCCTCTACCTCCAGGACGACGATGGCGACGAGAATTACCACGTGTACCGGGTCAGCGTCGCCACCGGGGAGGTGACGGACCTCACCCCCTTCGAGGGCGCGCGCTGCCAGATTTCGCAAATCACCTACGACCGCCCCGACGAGGTGGTCCTCTCCACGAATCGGCGCAACCCCGAGGTCTTCGACTACTACACCCTGAACGTGGTCACCGGGGAAATCACCCTCTTGCAGGAAAATCCCGGCGACGTGCTGTACTACGACCTGGATTGGAACCTGCGGCCCCGGGCGTACTCCCAGCCGACCCCCGAGGGCGGCGAGGACTTCTACGTCCGCCGGACCGCGGATTCCGACTGGGAGCGCATCTTCACCTGGGAATACGGGGACACGGATTCTTTCTCCATCTACTTCACCCCGGACAACCGGGGGCTCTACCTGGCCGACTCCCGGGACTCGAACACGCTGCGCCTCGTGGAGCTGGACCTCGCCACGGGCGCGACGAAGGTCCTCGCCGAGGACCCGGACTACGACATCCACCACGGCCACGGCGATTCGAGCTTCCTCTTCGACCCCGTGACCCACGAGCTGCAGGCGGTGGCCTTCTACCGCGACAAGCTGGAGTGGGAGCCGCTGACGGAGGACGTCCGGGGGGACATCGAGTTTCTCAACGGCGCCTTCGACGACGCCGATTACTACTTCTCCGACCGCTCCCGCGACGACCGGACGTGGCTCGTGACGGTCTACGACGATGACCGCTCCTCGGCGGCCTACGTTTACCACCGCGACGGCCGGAGCCTGGAGAAGATGTTCGACATCCGGCCCGAGATCAACGACTACACCCTGGCCCCGATGATTCCCATCGCCTACACGGCCCGCGACGGCCAGGTCATCCACGGGTACCTGACCCTACCGCCCGGGGTACTGCCCCGGGACCTGCCCCTGGTCCTCGACGTGCACGGCGGCCCCTGGGCCCGGGACATGTGGGGCTACCAGGGCGAGGTCCAATGGCTGGCCAATCGCGGCTACGCCGTGCTGCAGGTGAACTACCGCGGGAGCTCCGGCTTCGGCAAGGCGTTTTTGCACCTGGGCGACAAGGAGTGGGGCGGTAAAATGCAGGACGACCTCACCGACGCGGTGGAGTGGGCCGTGGGCTCACGGCTCGCCGACCCGGAACGGGTCGCCGTCTACGGCTGGAGCTACGGCGGCTACGCGGCCTTGGCCGGGGCGACCTTCACCCCGGACCTCTACGCCTGCGCCGTGTCGGGCATCGGTCCGGCGAACCTGGTGACGTTCATCGAGACTGTGCCGCCCTACTGGCGCGTGGGTCAGGAGAACTTCTTCCGGCGCGTGGGGAACCCGGAGACCGAGCGCGGGTTTCTCGAAAGCCGCAGCCCGATCAACTTCGTGGACCGGATAAAGATACCCATGTTTCTGATTTACGGCGCCCACGACCCGCGGGTGAAGCTCTCCGAGGGTGAGCAGATTTCGGCGGCCCTGGAGGCAGCGGGGATTTCCTTCGAGTACGTCGTCTACCCCGACGAGGGCCACGGCCTGGCCCGGCCGGAGAACCGCCTGGACGCTTACCGGCGCGTCGAGCGCTTCCTCGCCGACAACCTGGGCGGCCGTTTCGAGGAATAATTTGACAAAAAGGCAAAGCCCGGCTATTATTTAAGCAGTTGCTTAAATGCAGGGGAGAAATGCCCCCCGAACCGAATCCCAGCGAGGTCTTCCGCATCCTCGGCGCCCGGCGCAGGCTGGCCATAATCCGCATCCTCCGTCATCACGGGCCCGCCGGGGCCAACAAAATCGCGGAGATTCTGGGCATCACCCCCGCGGCGGCCTCGCAGCACCTCAAGGCCCTGCGGCACGCGGGGCTGGTCCTGGCCGAGCGCCACGGATACCACATCCCCTACAGCCTCAACGAGGAAACCCTGCACGAGTGCTGCAGCGAGGTCAACCGGGCCTGCGGGATGCACAACGGCATCCCCGAGGAGCCGGGGGACGACCTGGAGGCGCTCCTGCTCTACAAGGCGGGGCTGGAGAGGAAACTGCGGCTCATCATGGAGAGGATCGAGGAGCTGCGGCGGTAGGGTTAGCGCGTTTTTTTCGCCTGGAATTTAAGAATCCGCTTAATAACTTAACTTTGGAAAAATCCACGGACCAACGAAGGAGAAACCATGTTCGGACCACCTGGACACCACCGCCACCAAAACGCTTTTGGCGGCAAAGACTGCTGCGGCCCTGCGTTCTTCCGCCGCTTCCACTCGAAGAATGAGCGGCTCGAGATGCTCGAGCGGTACAAGAAAGAGCTGGAGGGCGAGCTGGAGGGGCTCAAGGAGGAAATCGAGCGGCTCGGCAAGTAGTGGTTCGAAGAAAAGAGGGCCGTTCCCCGCGGGGCGGCCCTTTTTATACCGATTGTTGAAACCGGGGCGGAGCCCTGCGTGTCTAAGGGGGTGTAGTTATGTTTTTTACCCTGGTCCGCGTGCAAACCTCTCCCCGGAGTGGCGACGGAACAGGCGAAGAAAGGCACCGCGCGCGGCGCTGCCCTCTCGAATGAAAATGAACTCTCGTCGCGGGGCAGTGTCCAGCTTCAAGCCGGCAGCAGGTTGGGTAATGAAAAGAGGCATCGCTCGCGGCGATACCCTCTCGAATGTCAACCGATACCACCCGCGGAACAGGCCGCGGGTCCTACCCGCTGGTGGTGCCGGAGGCCGGGAATGAAGAAAGGCACCGCGCGCGGCGCTGCCCTCTCGAATGAAAATGAACTCTCGTCGCGGGGCTGGGTCCAGCATCATGCTGGTGGTGCCGGAGGCCGGGCTCGAACCGGCACGGACCGAGGTCCGGGGGATTTTGAGTCCCCTGCGTCTACCAGTTTCACCACTCCGGCAAGCCTTACGCTTGATCGTGTTCCGCGGGGGGAGTTGGATGTATTCGATGATTTATTTCCGCGAGCCCAGCCACGTAGACGGACGACCACTTTACAAGCCTTACGCTTGATCGTGTTCCGCGGGGGGAGTCAGTTGCACTCGATATTTTACCCCCGCGAGCCCAACCCTTCAAACGGATTAAAGTTTGAAATAAGCGTTCCGCTTGATCGTGTTCCGCGGGGTAAGGGCGGGAAGAATATATAACCGCCCCCGCGGAGTGTCAACCAGTGACGACCCCAAACCGTCCGACGTGGTACTATTCACGGTCACGAAAGACCTCTCTTCCGGAGTTGAACGATGAGAACGTTAGTCATCATTGCAACGCTCCTGTCCGCCGCCGCCTCGGCCGTCCCCGAAATCGCCGCGGTGCGGGTGGAAGAGGGTCCGGAGCTCGACGGGCTTTTCGACGACCCATGCTGGAGCGCGGCCCGGTGGCACGAGGGCTTCGTCCAGCGCGACCCCGACCCCGGCGCGCCCTCCACGGAGATGACGCGCGTGGCCTTCGTATACGACTCGATGACCCTCTACGTCGCCTTCGACTGCCGCGACTCCGACCCTGCGGGATTGCAGAGCCACCTGGCGCGTCGAGACTCAGGGATAACCGCGGACGACAACGTGGACGTCTATTTCTCGCCCACCGGCGACGGGCGGCTCCTGTACTACTTCAGCACCAACCCCGCCGGCGTGAAGCTGGACCAGCTCTACACCAACCGCGCCCAGTGGGCCACGGGGCAGTGGGACGGACACTGGGACGTGGCCACGGCGCAGACCGCCTACGGCTGGAGCGCCGAGTTCGCCGTGCCCTTCGCCAACTTCCAGTTCGACGCGTCCGCGGGGAACGACTGGATTTTCAACGCCGGCCGCGTCGTCCGCCGCAAGCACGAGGAGACCTACCTGGCCGAGGTGCCCTACACCGCCAACATGTTCTACACGGAGTACGGCGCCCGGCTGACCGGCATCGAGGGCGTGAGCCAGAGCCTGGGTCTGGAGCTCGTGCCCTATGTCAAGGGCGATTACCGCAACTACCCGGAGCTTACCGGTGAGGACCGCGACCAGCTCAAGCCACTGGCCGGCCTCGTGCTGGACTTCGACGTGAGCCGCAACCTGAACCTGGCGGCCACGGCCTTCCCCGACTTCGCCGAGATAGACCTGGACCCGGACCAGTACGTAGTCGGCCGGGATCAGGTGTACGTCGCCGAGACGCGCCCCTTCTTCCTGGAGAACTCCAACTTCTTCGCCGCCTCGTACTTCACCATGTTCTACTCCCGGCGCATCGGCAAACGGCTCTACGACTCCAACGGCCTGTACGAGGACTCGGACATCATAGGCGGCGGACGGCTGACCGGCAAGGCGGACCGCTTAGGCTACGGCGCCTTCTACGCCCACACAGACGAGGCGGTCACCGACCTGGCCGCCGAACCGGCGAGCGACTGGGGCGTGGCCCGGCTGACCTACGACGTCACCCCGGGCGGCTACGTGGGACTGATCGGCTCCGGGCGCCTGGCCCAGGGCGTGGAAACGCCGGACGGGACGGCGCTGCCGGCCTACGACTACGCGGCCTACGCGGCGGACTTCGATCTCTACTTCGGCGAGACCGGGGAGTGGAACGTGAAGGGCATGGGGGTGGCGGACTACGACTCGCGCAACCCCGGGGGGACGATCGAGGACCAGCACGCCGCCGGTTTCGAGGTGGACTACACCGGCGAGGTCGTGGACACCAGCCTGGATTACGACCAGTTTACGGAAAACTTCAACCTGGACGAGACCGGGTACATGTGGACCAGCGGGCTTTCGCTCCGCCACTTCAACTACCACCTGCGGTTCCGCTTCAACTTCGGCTCCGAGGCGGCGCTCCGCAGCTTCTGGGTCACCGGTTACGCCAACGTCCACCGCGACTGGGACTGGGAGCCGGCGATGGACCAGTTCGAGATCGAGCTCTCCAGCATGCTCCAGAGCGGCTGGCTCATGGGCCTGGGCGGGAGTTACGGCCACGACTGGCTCCTGGACCCTGAAAACCCCGTGGAGTACTACTACGGGTACTACTGGGTCAACACCCCCTGGTCCGGGATGTTCACCGGCAACGCCTTCGCCGGCTACGGCAGCATGCCCGACTACACCACCGGCGCCGTGGGCGACCTGCTCATGGGCAGCCTGGAGGGCTCCTTCCGCCCCGTCTCCGCCTTGCAACTGACTGGTAGTGTCGAGTACTACGACTGGACTTTCCCCGCCGACGCCACGGATTACTGGGGGGGGCCGGTCGAGGACTACGACATCGTCATCTGGCTGGGGTCGCTGAACTACCTCTTCACCCGGGAGCTGTACCTGCGCCTGTTCGCCCAGGGCTCGACCCAGAACGACCTGTACGCCTTCCGCGGCCTCGTGGGCTGGGAGTACCTGCCCGACTCGAACATCTACCTGGCCTACGAGCAGTGGCGCGACGACACCGGGGGGGACTTCCGGATGGTCAACCAGGGGGTCTTCCTCAAGGCCGAGTATTACCTGCAGTTCTGACGTGCCCCCGGCGTTTGCCGGTCGAGGTGGGGATTCATAACGTCGGGGCGGACCGCTTGGTCCGCCCTTTTTACCCCCTCACCCCGACCCTCACCCTGACCCGTTCCTTTCCGATTTCGATGGTATAGGGGTGGGTCTGGCAACCCGCCCGCGGGAGGAATGAAGCTCCTCACTACGAGAGCAGGCGGACTTAATCAAAGGTCTCGGTAGATGAACCGGAAAGAGCGTCTAATCGTTATCAGGCCCCCGATTCCAGGGCGTGGTATCTGTTCTTGCCCGGGGAAACGGCGGCGTAGATATTCTCTATGCCCGTATCAGAGTCAACGTAGCGCCAGCGCAGCCAGCCGGAGTTACCTTCTTCGTCCTCAACGCGCCACCAGTCGCCCTGTCGCTCGAAGATTGTAAAGAACTCGCCCTCCTCAAGGAGGGGATGGGCGGAGATTTTATCAGCCGTGGGATCGGGAAGGGTGCGGAAGTTGATCCCGCCGGAGGACAGCACAATCCCCCAGGGTTCGGCGTAGCCGGTCATCATCACCCGCGCCCCGGCGCCCGGCCCAGGCTCCAGATTACTGAACTCCCAGAGGAGCTTGCCTTCTTCTCGATTATCTTCATCGCGTTCCTCACGGGCCGGGGGCAACCCGACGGATTGGAACTGCCAGCGTCCGTGCCAGTCGAAACCTTCCAAGGTGTCAACCTCGATGGTTCCGTGGCCGATCGGCCCCTTCCAGGAACCGCCGGTGTAGACCGGATAGAACATCTCCCGCCAACTGGCGTGCTTGGGAGCGCCGTATTCCTGCCAATAGTAAACGTCGAGAATCAGGGTTTCCCCGGCGGCGAAGGACACCTCGTAGAGGGCGTAGGTGTTAGAGTGTTCTTGTGTATAATAAAAACCTGGTTCAGACTCTTCACTAACAAATTGTATGGTTTCTTCCCTGAGTATTTGTTCCCCCAGCTTTATCCCGTTGACGCTTACAGAGAAGCTGTAGTCGCTGGTAGTAATTTTCTCGACTGTCGTTACTTCCGGTTCTCCGCCATACTCATCCTCGTTTATCATACCCATCCCACTAGAGCTTTCCAGGGGGAAGTACATCTGCACGGTCTGGGCCGGCCCCTCGTTGCGGAAGGTGAAATCCGCGTATACCCAGGCGCCGCCCTGACCGAGTGAGATGCGCACCTCCTCGTCGGCCATCACCACATCGGGGTGCTCCGTAACGTTTTCGAGGGGATTGAACGGTTGGGGGCCGGGATATTCACTCCCGTACGAACCGGAGTCTGCCAGCGCAGGCAGACAGCCAAGCACCAACATCAATAACGTCAGCCGTTTCATCGGTACGTCTTTCGCTTGAGGGAGAAGGAACGCCGGTCCTCCTAGGGTTTAGGTCGCCCACCCAGGAAAGCCGGGCTGTAGACGCGATTGACCCCCGGCTCGTCCATCCTTACCCGATCGGGAAGTCGGCGGGCTGAGAACATGGGGCGGGTATGCCATACCTTCCGACGGCCAAGGTAGAACGAAAAACCCCCGACTATCATGGAACCGCCTCCGGGGGGACGGGGCCGCCCGACTCGTCGAGCCGCACGTAGTCGCCGCCGTAGTCCGCCGCCCCGCCGAAGCCGCCCCCCATCGCCGCCTGCTCCAGACGCTCCGGGGTGAAGTTCTGCCACACCTCGCGGGAGTAGCCCTCGCGCACCCGCACGAGCTGCATCCCCACCACGTCGAAGGAGAGGACTATCTTGGACTCGTTGGAAAGCCAGGACAGCTCGTAAACGCGCTTGTGGGGCTTCTCCTCGATCATCTTGACCATGTACTGGGCCTGGTCCTGGGAGCCGAACATCCGGGAGCGGGGGCCGAGGTAAACGGCGTGGGTGCCGGAGCGGAAGGTGTCGTCCACCCGGTCCCGCTGACCGGCGACGAGGCGCTCGTCGTAGATGACCACGTCGCGGTGGTCGGGCTGGGTGAAGCGGAAGGTGGCGAGGACCCGGTTGGTGTCGAAGTTGAGCCCCGCCGCCGAATCCCGGTCGTCGTACACGTCCACCTGGATCAGCCGGCGGTCGGAGTACCAGACCTCCTCGAACCAGGTGAAGAGCTCCTCCAGCTCGTCGGCGTACACCCCGGGCTGGACGACGATGTCTATGGAGACGCCGCGCTCGACGCCGGGCGTGGCCTTGGTCTCGGCCACCTCGTAGGGGATGGGCGGCTGGACCTGCCCCTCGCCGGGCGGCTGCTCGCCGATGGCCTGCTCCACGGCCTCGGCGCCGGCCTCCATCTCATCGCCCTCGCCGCCGCAGGCCAGGAAAATCACCGGAAAGACGAGAAAAAGCGTGATACGCATACCTAATCCCCTTGCGCGAGGGAGTGCCGGGACTCCGGTACGAGATCATTTTCCCGCACCCAGGCGGCGGTCCCGTCCGCGATGGCCCGGGCCACACGCTGCCGGTAGGCGGGGTCCGAGAGGAGCGCCTCCTGCTCGGCGTTGGAGAGGTAGCACGACTCGACGAGCACCGCCGGCATCCGCGCCTCCACCAGGACGAAGAAGGACGCCGGCCAAGCGCCGCGGTCGGGCAGGCCGAGCAAGCCGACGTGGGCTTCCAGGAGGCTCCGGGCCACACCCGCCGAGGGCGCGGTCAGCTCCTCGAAGGTCAGCCGGGCGAGAAGCCGGGCCGCCTCCAACCGCGCCGGGAACGGCAGCTCCCCGGTGAGGGGCAGGGCGAACCTCGCGCCGCCCTCGGGCGACCAGGGGGTGTCCGGGCGGTGGTGGTCGGCGTAGTACATCTCGGGCCCGCGCCGCTCCGATGGGCCGCCGTTCAAGTGGAGGGAGAGGAAGAGGTCGGCGCCCATCTCGTTGGCGGTGCGGACGCGCTCCCGAAGCCCCACGGGATAATCGCCCGTCCGTGTCAGCACGATCTCTACGTCCAGCTCCTCCTCCAGCATCGCCCGCACCCTGCCGGCGATGTCCAGCACCAGGTCCTTCTCGAAGACGCCGGTCCTGGGGCCGCCGGCCCCCGTCCACCGGGGACCGCCGTGGCCGGGGTCGAGGACGATCAGGCGGACACGCGCATCTTCGATGGAGGGTGCCGCCGGAACCGAATGGGGCGAGTCGAAACGCAGACCGAGGGCGGGGGGGTCGTCGGTCACCAGGACACAGACGCCCCACCCCTCGCCGTCCAGCTCCGCGGTGAGTGTCGCGCCGTCCGGCCCGGGCTCGAGCGCGACGCCGAGCAGGGGCCAGCGTCGCCCCACCGAGAGGGTACGCTCCAGCGTCAGGCCGGGAATCTCCCAGCGCCAGGCCCCGTCGGTGAAAACCGGCACGGCAGCGGGGCCGCCGTCGGGAAGCGGCCCGTCCAGACCGAGGGACACCCAGGCCCCAGTCCCGGCGGGCGCGGCGTTCAGGGAGAGGACCTCCGCGGCCGGCGACGCCGAGATGACGAATAAAAGCAGGGCGAGGGCGAACCGTCTCAAATCGGCCTACTCCATCCGCTCGTCGTAGTCCTCGACGTAGGCGGCAATCCCCCGGTAAATAGCCTCGGCCACCCGCCGGTAGCCCTCCGAATTTGTGTAGAGGTCCGCCTCGCGCTTCGCGGTCATGAAGTAGCTCTCGACGAGGATGGCCGGCATGTGCGTCCCGCGCAGAACGGCGAAGTTGTCCTGCTTCACCCCGCGGTCCTTCAGGCCCAGCTCGCCGAGGAGCTCGGCGTGGACGCAGTTGGCCAGCCGGGCCGACTCCTCGAGGACGAGGGTCTGGTACGCGTCGGAGAGGATGAACTCCAGGGCGCTCTTGGTCACCCGGTCCAGGTCGGGGTCGGACTGGAAGTCGGCGTTCTCCAGCATGGCGGCCGCCCGGGTCGTGGTCGTCTGGCCGCTGATCAGATAGAAGGTCTCGGTCCCGCTGGCCGACGAGGACCCCCCGTTCAGGTGCAGGCTGACGAAAAGGTCGGCCCCGATCTCGTTGGCCATCAGGCAGCGCCCCTTGAGGCCCACCTCGTAGTCCCCGGTGCGGGTCAGGACCACCTCCACCCCCAGTTTGTCCTCCAGCAGCTTCTTTAAAATCTTGGCCTGCTCGTAGACGGCGTACTTCTCCGAAACGCGCTCGTCGTAGGTGGCGGTGCCGGTGTAGCGCGGGCCGCCGTGACCCGGGTCGAGCACTATCAGCTTTATCTCCCCCGGGGGTCGGGTGAAGTCGGCCGTGTCGGAGACGCCGCCCTTGGGGGTGACGTCCACGCAGACCTGGAAGGGGTTGCGCTTTGCGTAGGCGCGGTAGGTGTAGGAGCCGGAGACTAGCTGGAGGATTAAAAGGGCGTCTTTACCGTCGGCGACGACCTTGGCCTCGGTCACGGCGCCCCTGCCCGGACGGGTGAGCGTGGCGGACGGCGCGGCCCCCGTGATCCGCACCTTGAGGGTGTTTCCATCGGCGGTGAGGGAGAACTCGGCCTCCGACTCCAGGCCCACCGAGACCCAGGTCCCCGCGTCGGTGGTGCCCAGGTTCAGGCTTTGGGCCCGGTTGGCCCACACCGGCGCCGCCGGAAGGAGGAGCAGGAGAAGTGTTACGGCACTGAGGGCATATCTGCGCCCGCAGGGTTTCTGCGCCCGAAGGGAAAATCTGTGACCGAAGGCGAACCCGCGCAAGCCTCTCCCTTCGATGCTTTATCTGGGGGCAAGGTGGTTAAACCCCTTGTCTCCTTCGCGACGTGTTTCAGAAAGTATAACCGGAATCCGGGCCAACCTCTAACGGTCGTCGCTCCCGTGGCGGTAAGACCGGGCCCTCTGCGCCGCCCGCTCGTCCTCGCGACGGCGGAGCTCCTGCCGCT
This window encodes:
- a CDS encoding MATE family efflux transporter, which produces MSQGGPLSKLDLDNRGIYHNIWQLAWPAAMASILMNFAHIVDRMFIGMLGRDPVTAVGFTGSLIWLGFALVELVTAGVVAIVARHWGAGELEEADVSGHRGLWIGCSIAIFLVVVMEILAPVLLRLYGPTPEQYAVGVDYLRIFAPGFGALVCAFTVHSVFVGSGDTRTGMYAFAAVNVLNVFLNWLLIFGHWGFPRLGVNGAALASSISSFVGLGIILVAYRFHWSNVSLKGFFRHPPAWREQKRFFKIGLPAMGQAITRPLTGVIMIALASSLKTYLPDGRVVNLVATAFTIGMSTLIFGQFLSNGLMAAPAPLVGQFLGRGEPLRAREAAQKAAIFGLMIGCFLATVYIVFGRDLAQVFLQSDSTPVPVAAAAQRLVAFVRANGSGLPWRVVGLLKAGGFKLTRPVLDALANRRVLDMAYHYLIFIGLGGIFGSLAWTFGGGFRGAGDTAPPMWGAILANWAVKVPVALLMIHVFHFHDFAVWAAVMLSQIFEGIFVALWFRRGRWMTKKV
- a CDS encoding S9 family peptidase, which translates into the protein MRRNLVLILILTLVLAAVGLPRLIPRDVLFGNPEKFSPRLSPDGTQMTYIAPYEGVLNVWLKTVGAEDDRPLTRDAGRGISSHYWAKNGEYVLYLQDDDGDENYHVYRVSVATGEVTDLTPFEGARCQISQITYDRPDEVVLSTNRRNPEVFDYYTLNVVTGEITLLQENPGDVLYYDLDWNLRPRAYSQPTPEGGEDFYVRRTADSDWERIFTWEYGDTDSFSIYFTPDNRGLYLADSRDSNTLRLVELDLATGATKVLAEDPDYDIHHGHGDSSFLFDPVTHELQAVAFYRDKLEWEPLTEDVRGDIEFLNGAFDDADYYFSDRSRDDRTWLVTVYDDDRSSAAYVYHRDGRSLEKMFDIRPEINDYTLAPMIPIAYTARDGQVIHGYLTLPPGVLPRDLPLVLDVHGGPWARDMWGYQGEVQWLANRGYAVLQVNYRGSSGFGKAFLHLGDKEWGGKMQDDLTDAVEWAVGSRLADPERVAVYGWSYGGYAALAGATFTPDLYACAVSGIGPANLVTFIETVPPYWRVGQENFFRRVGNPETERGFLESRSPINFVDRIKIPMFLIYGAHDPRVKLSEGEQISAALEAAGISFEYVVYPDEGHGLARPENRLDAYRRVERFLADNLGGRFEE
- a CDS encoding metalloregulator ArsR/SmtB family transcription factor: MPPEPNPSEVFRILGARRRLAIIRILRHHGPAGANKIAEILGITPAAASQHLKALRHAGLVLAERHGYHIPYSLNEETLHECCSEVNRACGMHNGIPEEPGDDLEALLLYKAGLERKLRLIMERIEELRR
- a CDS encoding carbohydrate binding family 9 domain-containing protein; this translates as MRTLVIIATLLSAAASAVPEIAAVRVEEGPELDGLFDDPCWSAARWHEGFVQRDPDPGAPSTEMTRVAFVYDSMTLYVAFDCRDSDPAGLQSHLARRDSGITADDNVDVYFSPTGDGRLLYYFSTNPAGVKLDQLYTNRAQWATGQWDGHWDVATAQTAYGWSAEFAVPFANFQFDASAGNDWIFNAGRVVRRKHEETYLAEVPYTANMFYTEYGARLTGIEGVSQSLGLELVPYVKGDYRNYPELTGEDRDQLKPLAGLVLDFDVSRNLNLAATAFPDFAEIDLDPDQYVVGRDQVYVAETRPFFLENSNFFAASYFTMFYSRRIGKRLYDSNGLYEDSDIIGGGRLTGKADRLGYGAFYAHTDEAVTDLAAEPASDWGVARLTYDVTPGGYVGLIGSGRLAQGVETPDGTALPAYDYAAYAADFDLYFGETGEWNVKGMGVADYDSRNPGGTIEDQHAAGFEVDYTGEVVDTSLDYDQFTENFNLDETGYMWTSGLSLRHFNYHLRFRFNFGSEAALRSFWVTGYANVHRDWDWEPAMDQFEIELSSMLQSGWLMGLGGSYGHDWLLDPENPVEYYYGYYWVNTPWSGMFTGNAFAGYGSMPDYTTGAVGDLLMGSLEGSFRPVSALQLTGSVEYYDWTFPADATDYWGGPVEDYDIVIWLGSLNYLFTRELYLRLFAQGSTQNDLYAFRGLVGWEYLPDSNIYLAYEQWRDDTGGDFRMVNQGVFLKAEYYLQF
- a CDS encoding SH3 domain-containing protein, with product MKRLTLLMLVLGCLPALADSGSYGSEYPGPQPFNPLENVTEHPDVVMADEEVRISLGQGGAWVYADFTFRNEGPAQTVQMYFPLESSSGMGMINEDEYGGEPEVTTVEKITTSDYSFSVSVNGIKLGEQILREETIQFVSEESEPGFYYTQEHSNTYALYEVSFAAGETLILDVYYWQEYGAPKHASWREMFYPVYTGGSWKGPIGHGTIEVDTLEGFDWHGRWQFQSVGLPPAREERDEDNREEGKLLWEFSNLEPGPGAGARVMMTGYAEPWGIVLSSGGINFRTLPDPTADKISAHPLLEEGEFFTIFERQGDWWRVEDEEGNSGWLRWRYVDSDTGIENIYAAVSPGKNRYHALESGA
- a CDS encoding N-acetylmuramoyl-L-alanine amidase; amino-acid sequence: MRRFALALLLFVISASPAAEVLSLNAAPAGTGAWVSLGLDGPLPDGGPAAVPVFTDGAWRWEIPGLTLERTLSVGRRWPLLGVALEPGPDGATLTAELDGEGWGVCVLVTDDPPALGLRFDSPHSVPAAPSIEDARVRLIVLDPGHGGPRWTGAGGPRTGVFEKDLVLDIAGRVRAMLEEELDVEIVLTRTGDYPVGLRERVRTANEMGADLFLSLHLNGGPSERRGPEMYYADHHRPDTPWSPEGGARFALPLTGELPFPARLEAARLLARLTFEELTAPSAGVARSLLEAHVGLLGLPDRGAWPASFFVLVEARMPAVLVESCYLSNAEQEALLSDPAYRQRVARAIADGTAAWVRENDLVPESRHSLAQGD
- a CDS encoding N-acetylmuramoyl-L-alanine amidase, producing MRGFAFGHRFSLRAQKPCGRRYALSAVTLLLLLLPAAPVWANRAQSLNLGTTDAGTWVSVGLESEAEFSLTADGNTLKVRITGAAPSATLTRPGRGAVTEAKVVADGKDALLILQLVSGSYTYRAYAKRNPFQVCVDVTPKGGVSDTADFTRPPGEIKLIVLDPGHGGPRYTGTATYDERVSEKYAVYEQAKILKKLLEDKLGVEVVLTRTGDYEVGLKGRCLMANEIGADLFVSLHLNGGSSSASGTETFYLISGQTTTTRAAAMLENADFQSDPDLDRVTKSALEFILSDAYQTLVLEESARLANCVHAELLGELGLKDRGVKQDNFAVLRGTHMPAILVESYFMTAKREADLYTNSEGYRRVAEAIYRGIAAYVEDYDERME